Proteins found in one Xyrauchen texanus isolate HMW12.3.18 chromosome 30, RBS_HiC_50CHRs, whole genome shotgun sequence genomic segment:
- the LOC127623552 gene encoding LOW QUALITY PROTEIN: C-C motif chemokine 13-like (The sequence of the model RefSeq protein was modified relative to this genomic sequence to represent the inferred CDS: inserted 1 base in 1 codon) yields MRAYCIIIACLVLLTLCSLTRSEWSQGPDKCCFTFSNIRIPLKQVESYHITHLECHRRGIIFITKALKEICADPSDKWVQRLKNLVDARNLKEXGSDGSSGDSA; encoded by the exons ATGAGAGCTTACTGCATCATCATCGCCTGTCTGGTGCTCCTCACCCTCTGCTCACTCACTCGCAGTGAAT GGAGTCAAGGCCCAGATAAGTGCTGCTTTACTTTTTCCAATATAAGAATCCCCCTAAAGCAGGTTGAAAGTTACCATATAACACATCTCGAATGCCACAGGAGGGGTATCAT TTTCATCACAAAGGCTCTAAAGGAGATCTGTGCTGACCCATCAGACAAATGGGTTCAGAGACTGAAGAACCTGGTGGATGCTCGAAACCTGAAGG ATGGATCAGATGGCAGCTCAGGGGACAGTGCCTAA